The Acutalibacter muris genomic sequence GCAGACTATCCCCTTCAACCTCTACGCCCTGCTGACCATCGCCATGGTGTTCCTCCTCAGCGCCACCGGCTTCGACTTTGGGCCCATGAAAAGGGCAGAAACCAACCCGCAGATACCAGAGGAGAGCACAGAGGGAACACCACAGGGCGGCGCACAGCCCAGGGGCACGGTGCTCGATCTGGTGCTGCCCCTCGTGACCCTTATCGTCACCGCCATTCTGGGCATGGCCTATGTGGGCGGTTTCTTTCAGGGCGCCAGCTTCTCAGAGGCTATCGGTGAAAACCCTGTGGCCGGGCTGACCCTAGGGACCTTTGCGGGGCTCCTTGTGGCCCTTATAATGTACCTGCCCAGAAGGCTGATGACCATGAAGGAGTTTATGACCGGCATAATCGACGGCATAAAGACCATGATACCGGCCCTTACCATTCTTATTCTGGCCTGGGCTCTGGGCGGTGTCTGCCGTGAGATGATCGGCACCGGAAACTTTGTCAGCGGCATAGTCTCCAGCGGGCATATCTCCATGAGGCTGATACCGGCCATAGTCTTTGCCGTGGCGGCATTTTTAAGCTTCTCCATGGGCACGGCCTGGGGCACCTTCGGCATACTCCTGCCCATTGTGTCCATGATATGCGCGGGCCCCAACGGGGCGGAGGTGCTGATTCCCTCTCTGGGTGCTACCTTAGCGGGCTCGGTCTACGGCGACCACTGCTCCCCCATCTCGGATACCACCATTCTGGCCTCCACCGGGGCACAGTGCGACCATCTGCGCCATGTGGAAACTCAGCTGCCCTATGCCACCCTGGTTGCCGGGGTGTGCTTCTTGGGATATATCGTGGCCGGATTCACAAGGAGCGCGGCCATCACCATCATTGCGTCTCTGGCAATATTGGGTCTGGTGTTCGCCGGTATCGCCCTGCTGCAAAAGCGCGGTGTGAAGCCTTCTGGCAAGGAAAGTCCTCTGCCAGGCTCCAGGTGATCCGCCCCGCTTATTTATAGAGCCGCACTCCGCTTTTGTCCACCGTCTGATATGCCCTGTCAAAGTTCAGCCCCAGGGCGTTATGGCTTGGGAATATGTCCGACATGGGCACCATAACAAACGCCCTCTCCAAGATGGCCGGATGCGGCAGCTTTAGCTCCTCTGTGCCGCTCTCGGCTCCTTCATACACCAGTAAATCTATATCGATAGTACGGGCCCCATGGTACTCTCTGCGCACCCGGCCGAGCCTGCTCTCAAGCTCTAGGCACCTGTGCAGAAGCTCCAGGGGCTCTAATTCTGTCTCTATGAGCACACAGCAGTTAAGATAGTCCTCCTGCTCAGAGAGCACGTCAAAGGGCTCCGTCTCGTAAATATTCGAGATGGCCAGCAGTCTTGTCCCTGGCAGCTTCTCAAGCCCGGAGAAGGCCCCCGCCAGGTTCTCCTCCCGGTCCCCCAGGTTTGTCCCTATACCTAACAGGGCACGCACGGCAGCTTCCCCCTCTCCGCGGGGCGGCTGAGCTCTGTCTCCACCGCCACGTAGCCGAATTTCGCGTTCATGGGGGCCTCCGGCTTTTTCAGCAGCAGCCCCACCTTCTCCACCTTCGGGTGCTCCCTCAGTATGGCCTCGCACACCGTCTGGGCGGCCCGCTCGATAAGGTCATAGCTTTCGGCGGTAAAGGCCCTCTGCACGGTCTTGCGCACGGCGGCATAGTTTACGGTGTCCTCCAGGCTGTCGGTCTGTCTGGCCCTTGACAGGTCCGCGTGCAGTGTGATATCCAGCAGGAAGGTCTGGCCGTCCCGCTTTTCCTCCGGGTTCACCCCATGGTACGCGAAAAGCTCCAGGCCCTTTATATATATCCTGTCCATGCTTATTTACTTAACACCCCTTTCAGTCTATTGCTTTCAGGGCGTCAGCCATCCTCGCGGCCTGTAAGGCCTCCTTCACGTCATGAGCCCGCACCATGTCCGCTCCGCCCAGCACCGCCGCCGTGTGCGCCGCAAGAGTAGCGGCCAGGCGCTCCTCAAAGGGCGGGTTCCCGCAGGGCATACCTGTCACCCGCTTTCTGGAGGCGGCCATAAGATAGGCTGTGCCCGGGAGTTTAGCCCGTTCCACATGGGCTATAAGCCGCAGGTTGTCCTCATAGGTCTTGCCAAAGCCT encodes the following:
- the folK gene encoding 2-amino-4-hydroxy-6-hydroxymethyldihydropteridine diphosphokinase; the protein is MRALLGIGTNLGDREENLAGAFSGLEKLPGTRLLAISNIYETEPFDVLSEQEDYLNCCVLIETELEPLELLHRCLELESRLGRVRREYHGARTIDIDLLVYEGAESGTEELKLPHPAILERAFVMVPMSDIFPSHNALGLNFDRAYQTVDKSGVRLYK
- a CDS encoding Na+/H+ antiporter NhaC family protein, with product MGFEMIDAGWLSILPPVVAITLALLTKEVYSSLFLGIFTGMCVYCFSTGGSLLQAVTYVFDMMAGKIGDNGYMIIFLVLLGSLVTIVTRSGGTGAYGQWAIRRIKTRRSAKLTTSLLGLLIFLDDGFNCLTVGTVMRPITDKHKISREKLSYLLDATAAPICIIAPISSWAVAVASEVEEAGGLGAFVQTIPFNLYALLTIAMVFLLSATGFDFGPMKRAETNPQIPEESTEGTPQGGAQPRGTVLDLVLPLVTLIVTAILGMAYVGGFFQGASFSEAIGENPVAGLTLGTFAGLLVALIMYLPRRLMTMKEFMTGIIDGIKTMIPALTILILAWALGGVCREMIGTGNFVSGIVSSGHISMRLIPAIVFAVAAFLSFSMGTAWGTFGILLPIVSMICAGPNGAEVLIPSLGATLAGSVYGDHCSPISDTTILASTGAQCDHLRHVETQLPYATLVAGVCFLGYIVAGFTRSAAITIIASLAILGLVFAGIALLQKRGVKPSGKESPLPGSR
- the folB gene encoding dihydroneopterin aldolase yields the protein MDRIYIKGLELFAYHGVNPEEKRDGQTFLLDITLHADLSRARQTDSLEDTVNYAAVRKTVQRAFTAESYDLIERAAQTVCEAILREHPKVEKVGLLLKKPEAPMNAKFGYVAVETELSRPAERGKLPCVPC